One Natrinema marinum genomic window carries:
- a CDS encoding DNA-directed RNA polymerase subunit K gives MQQQQHNRYEKARILGARALQVSYGAPVLIETEQTQPILIAAEEYDAGVLPFTVKRGYDRK, from the coding sequence ATGCAACAGCAACAACACAACCGCTACGAAAAGGCACGCATCCTCGGCGCGCGAGCGCTGCAGGTCTCCTACGGCGCACCGGTGCTGATCGAGACCGAGCAGACCCAACCGATCCTCATCGCCGCCGAGGAGTACGACGCGGGCGTGCTGCCGTTTACCGTCAAGCGGGGGTACGACCGCAAATGA
- a CDS encoding DNA-directed RNA polymerase subunit N, whose translation MMVPVRCFTCGNVVAEHWEEFDERANEGDEDPEKVLDELGVDRYCCRRMLVSHTDLVDIVSPYQ comes from the coding sequence ATGATGGTACCGGTCCGGTGTTTCACCTGTGGCAACGTCGTCGCCGAACACTGGGAAGAGTTCGACGAGCGAGCCAACGAGGGCGACGAGGACCCCGAGAAGGTTCTCGACGAACTCGGCGTCGACCGCTACTGCTGCCGGCGGATGCTCGTCAGTCACACCGACCTCGTCGACATCGTCTCCCCGTACCAGTAA